The genomic stretch GTAATCGGGCTGGAGCCGGGCTACATCCAGATCGGGCAGATAGGTGCCGATGGCGGCTGCGAACCGCTCCCTCCTGCTATCGTCGAAGCGATAATCGGGAATGTCTATCCATCGAACATCGGGTCCGAAGCGGGCTTGCCCGCCAAGGTCGAGAGTCAGATGGATACCGAGCCCGCCCGGCTCCGGCACCGGATACACCAGCCTCGAGCATGGTGAGGGACCGGACAGCCGGTAGTAATGGCCGATGGCGTAATGCGGATTAGGGACAGCCTCCATTGCGATCCCCGCGACCCGCCGCGCAAGCTCAATCGCGCCGAGGCCAGCGCAATTGACCAACACGTCGGTATGCACCCGCGTCCCAGCGTCCGACGTTTCCACGATGAAGCCCGGCGCTTGAGGAGTGACTGCGGTCACATGCGTGCCCAGCACGACCATGCCGCCGGCATTGCCGATGTCGGCCTCCAGCGCGAGCATCAGTGCGTGGCTGTCGATGATGCCGGTCGAAGGCGAGTAGAGGGCCCCATGGACACGCACCTCCGGTTCCAGTTCGCGGACCTGTTCACGCGTGTGCCACTGTAGATCGGTGACCTCGTTGGCGAGGGCATTTCGTTCAATTTCCGCCAGGTCGTCCATCTGCGAAGGACTGCTTGCGACGATCAGCTTACCGGTCTTGCGATGGGTGATGTTGCGCTCGCGAGCATAGGCATAGAGCCGGTCTCGCCCCTCGCGACAGAGGCGGGCCTTCAGACTGCCTGGCTGGTAATACAGGCCCGCATGGATGACCTCGGAATTGCGGCTGCTGGAATGCATGCCGATCGTACCCTCTTTCTCGAGCACGAAAACCTCTCGTCCGGTTCGAGCGAGCGCAGCGGCGCAGGCGAGGCCTACCACGCCGGCGCCAACGACAATGCAATCCACCCTGTCCATTCAGCGAACCTCGTCTTCTCCGCGCATTCAGATCCCTAGCGGTTTGCGCTGATAGGCATGGATATAGTCGATCTCCATTTGTCCCTTATCCGGTGTCTCGTCATTGATGCGGTGATCCTGCAACGCGAGCGAGACGAGCAGGTACATCGGTTGCCGGAATTGGGGCGGCGCTCTGGTGCGCCAGATCTCCTTGCGTTCGAAATAGAAGATGACCTCGTTTTCGGTAATCTCCGCGCCGAAGGTGTGGAATCTTTCCGCGAGCGAACCGCGCGGGACGCTGTTGCGCGACCAACGCCAGATTTTCTCCTGCCCCTCCTTCAGCCTGTGGTTGTGGACCGCCAGGCTGTAACGGTCGGGCCGGTGGCCGTAATATTCGACGATGTCGATTTCCGCGGTGCCGTCGCGGCGGTCGACACCGATCAACCAGAATGCGGGCCAGAACCCGGCTCCCTCCGGCATCCGCGCACGGATTTCGAAATAGCCATGTTGCTGCGCGAAGCCGGCGTTGCAGCGGTTCCATGAAGACAGCATTCCGCTCCTCCAAATGCCGGTTTCGTCCTTCCGGATGGTAATTGTGAGGATGCCGTCCTCGACCGCGAAGGGGCCATCCCCCTGCGGACCGTCGAACTCGGCATTTCCGAAATCTCCGTCCCAAGGCGTGTGGGTGGTCCAGCGCGAGAGACAGCCCCACTCGGACACGTCGAGCTCGTCGAAATCCTCGCGGAAGGACGGCTCGAATTCGGCGAGATCTATGCTCCCGGTGCTCTGCGGCGGACCATTGGAGGCTGACGGAATGGGAGTTGCAAGAGCGAAAAGGGCAAGGAGGAGGAAAAGGCAACTGGCAAGCGAATGACGGCGGGCCCGGTGCGGCCCGGGCACCGCATCCTTCCCGATAGCCAGCGCCGTTTCTCGATCGCAGTCGGTTGGCCCGGGCATCGTCGGCGTGCTCCTTTCCTTTCAACGAACGAATGCAGGGGAGGGGCGCGCGTTGGGCTGGCGCACGTGAGTGCGTTCGGCTTGGACGAGCAGGTCGGAATAGAGATCGAGCAGACGGTCACGCCACTCGTCCTGCGTGCATGTGAGCCTTGGCGAAAACTTGTAGGCTCTCTCGCTCGCTTCCTGCACCGCTCCATCGTCGTCGAGCCTCCGCATCGCCTCGGCAAGCACCTGCGGTGTCCGCTCGGCAGCGAGGATCGCGCAGCCCAGGCTTTCCGCTTCCTGTGCGATCATCGCGTCGGAAAACGCGATGAGCGGCACTCCGCTCTGGAGGGCTTCGACAGCTACCAGACCGAAGGGCTCGGGCAGAGAGCTGGGCATGACCAGCGCCCGTGCCGTTCCGATCCGTTCGGCAATCACCGAATGATCGAGCCAGCCGTCCCAGACGATTTCGGGAAAGTCGGCTGCCAATTGCGCGCGGTCCGGCCCGTCTCCGATCACCCGCAGCCTGCGTCCGGCAAGCTGCGCCGCCTCTGCTGCTACCCTCAGTCCTTTTTCCTGCGTCACTCGTCCGATGAAGAAAATATCCGAATTCTGCTCGGCGGCGACGCGGGTCGGCAGGAAGGCGCGAGCCGGGTTGCGCACCACACGCATGCGGTCCCGGACCAAGTCGGATTTTTCAAGCAAAGGTGCCATCGCGGGATGGATCAGGACAATGGCAGCTGGCGATTGACCGGCGGGAAAGGTTCGCTGCCTCACAAAATGACGGGCCACGCGAAACGCCTTTTGTGCCGTGCTGCGCTTGTCGCACCGCGCCGACAAGCAGCCGGCCGACATCGGGCTGCGGTGGCACACATCGTGCCGGCTGAAATCGAAGAATGCTCCGTTGGGACAGGCCATGAAGAAATCGTGCGCATGCACCACAAGGCGGTCGCTGACCTTGGAGAGCGGTGAGAAGACCGAGGGCGAAAGGATCTGCGCCCATCCATGCAGATGGTAGACGACGTCGGGTGCATCGAGCTTGGCGATGGTATCTTCCAAAAACCGCCGCGCGGTGGAATTGTAAAGCCCTTCACGTACCTGGCTTGCAAAGCCGCGCTGCAACAGGGGCTTGCCGCCAAGCGCATTCAGGTCGACGGAGCTTGGCAACTGCGCCTGGCTGCCGTCATCGCCGGTCGCATAGGTCACCCTGATGCCGGCTTCGCTGAACAATCTGGCGGACAACAGGGCAAGCGCGGTGGCACCGCCGGCAGCGATAGAACGATCATTTATGATTACGATGCGGCTCGGGACCATGTCGTTACCGGCATACGCCATCTGCGCGCCGCTCTCGCGCTATCTTTGGTAGTACCATCATATTGCGCTTAGAACGCCCACGACTTCTCTCCTAAGCTTCTGGCGCCACGGCGATACGTCCTGGGCGTCGCAGTCAGGAGGAAAGAACGGAATGCGGATCACGGTCATCGTCGCAACACTTGGGCGTCCCCGCGAGGCCGACGATCTGGTCAACGACCTCGTCAACCAGACGCGCCGGCCCGACCGCACCGTATTTGCGGTCGTTAAGCCCGAAGACGCACCCGGCCGTAATCCGGATATCGCCAACGAAACCCTGCTCTGCCCGCGCAAGGGTCTTTGTGCGCAGCGCAACGCGGGTCTGGATCATGTAGCCGACACCAGTGACGTGATTGTGTTCTTCGATGACGATTTCGTCCCACATCGTACTTTCCTCGAGCGGGTAGAGCACGCCTTCGAAGCCAATTCCGAATATGTCGGAATCACGGGAGCGGTGGTTGCCGATGGTATCTGCGGGCCCGGTCTCACACGCCAGGAGGCAGTGGAGGCGGTCGAGGTCCATGGGGCCCGACAAGATGACGGGCCGCCGGGCGAAACGGATGTTCCCGGCCTTTACGGATGCAACATGGCAATGCGTGTCGATGCCCTGGGCGGACGACGCTTCGACGAGCGGCTGCCCTTGTACGGCTGGCTCGAAGATCTCGACTTCACCAACCGCTTGCTCGACGAGGGGCGGCTCGTGCGGCTGGACAGCCTCATCGGTGCGCATCGCGGGGTCAAGGCGGCCAGGGTTTCAGGCCTGCGCCTGGGGTATTCGCAGATAGCGAATGCCCGATACCTCATGGCCAAGGGGTCGGCCCCTCGCTGGCTCATGATGAAGAACCTCGTGAAGTACCCGGTGGTCAATGCGACGCGGGCCTTGCTGCCGGAACCGTATATCGACCGATGGGGCCGGCTCCGCGGCAACGTGATCGGACTGTTCGACCTAGCCCGCGGCAGGTCTCGGCCGGAGCGCATCCTCGACCTGTGACGGTCGCTCATCCGCAACGTCGGGCGATTTTGCCATCAGGGCCGAAAGACAGCTCTCGATAGACGCGCGGGCTGCATCCAGCGTTCGCCCATGGCGTGAGCGATCTACGCCTTCGGACAGAGCCTTTTCGATCGTATTCGCGACCAGCCGGGCTTGGCCCTCAGCCGCGTCTGCAACGAACCTCTCGCGCCCGACCGACGTCATGAAGGCGTCGACCTTGCGGTCCCATCGCAGCACGACGTTCGGTATGCGGAAGGAGTAGGCGACGATATTGGCATGGAGGCGGTGCGCAGCGACGGCATCGAAGCGTGCGATCGTCCGCGCCAGCTCAGCCGGACGCCGGGGTCGCGGAGCCTGGGCTACGCCCAGTTCCCGGGTTGCTCGATAAATTGCCTGCAAGAATTCCGTGTCGTCGGCTGGCCCCGTCGTGAACAGTTCGACCGCGTGACCCTTGTCGCGCAGCATCCGGCACAACTCGATCCAAAAGGCTTGCGCCGCCTCGAACGAAATATTGCCGCTGCTGCCGCCATGCAGCGCCAGCGTTCGTGGATGAGTAATGCCGAGCCCGATGGTCGGTGCCTGCCGCCGGTCGCGCGGCTGCACCTCGCGATAAAGATCGCAACAGAGCAAACCCGGGTCGCAGCACAGCTTTGCGGACATCTTGGTCGCCGGTTCGAACCGCGTATTCCAGTTTGCCTGTGAGTGCCGGTCTCGCGTCGCGACATGCGCCAGCCTCGCGTTGGACAACGCGTCGGCGAACAGGGCGTGGCCGCGCCGGGACATGTTCTCGGCCACGCCCACCCCGAAGATCGCCGTAGGAATTCCGCGCTTGCGGACTTCGTGCATGACGCCGTCGATCTTTAGCGGAAAGTTGAGATCGGCATCGGCCAGCAGTTGGCCGCCGCCTAATACGGCGTAGTCGGCCTGCCTCAATAAACATTGCCAGCTGCTGCGATAGCGCAGCCTGATTAGGGCTCCAACCGCAAGGGGTACGATGAGAGAGCGCAGGCCGCGTGGCAGCTTATCGAGAAACGTGAGCACCGCTCCGCGATGGTCGTCGAGCCCTGTTCCGAAGGCTTCACGGCCCGCCAAGTCCACCGACACGACATCGGCGTCGGGGAGCAGCCTGCGAATTTCATTCTCGAGGCACTCGGCGATGATGCCGTCCCCCAGGTTGGGGCTATACTTCACATTGAGGAGCGCAATTGTCGTCATTTCAGGCAGTTTTCGCCCCGGCTCCGCATTGAAGGGCGCTTGCAGTTCGCGTTCTCAAATCGCTGCCGCCCTACGATTTACTGTTGCGGATGAACATGACCGGCGAGTTCTCGGTCTCGCTGGGCACCACCAGTGCTTCCGGTACCTCGTTCTCGTCCTCGTCGAAGGCTTCCGATGTAGCGGCACGCCTCGCATCGACCGGCGCGACTGGCGTCCAGTAGTCCGTTCCTGCCAGGTCGCTCCAGTCGAAGCCCAGTTCGGCAAAGGCGCGTTCTGCTGCGACCGCTGGGGTCGTCTCCTCGCCCGCAAAGCTGACCAGGCCGCCATCTGCGACGG from Qipengyuania profundimaris encodes the following:
- a CDS encoding glycoside hydrolase family 16 protein; translated protein: MPGPTDCDRETALAIGKDAVPGPHRARRHSLASCLFLLLALFALATPIPSASNGPPQSTGSIDLAEFEPSFREDFDELDVSEWGCLSRWTTHTPWDGDFGNAEFDGPQGDGPFAVEDGILTITIRKDETGIWRSGMLSSWNRCNAGFAQQHGYFEIRARMPEGAGFWPAFWLIGVDRRDGTAEIDIVEYYGHRPDRYSLAVHNHRLKEGQEKIWRWSRNSVPRGSLAERFHTFGAEITENEVIFYFERKEIWRTRAPPQFRQPMYLLVSLALQDHRINDETPDKGQMEIDYIHAYQRKPLGI
- a CDS encoding glycosyltransferase family 2 protein → MRITVIVATLGRPREADDLVNDLVNQTRRPDRTVFAVVKPEDAPGRNPDIANETLLCPRKGLCAQRNAGLDHVADTSDVIVFFDDDFVPHRTFLERVEHAFEANSEYVGITGAVVADGICGPGLTRQEAVEAVEVHGARQDDGPPGETDVPGLYGCNMAMRVDALGGRRFDERLPLYGWLEDLDFTNRLLDEGRLVRLDSLIGAHRGVKAARVSGLRLGYSQIANARYLMAKGSAPRWLMMKNLVKYPVVNATRALLPEPYIDRWGRLRGNVIGLFDLARGRSRPERILDL
- a CDS encoding NAD(P)/FAD-dependent oxidoreductase gives rise to the protein MDRVDCIVVGAGVVGLACAAALARTGREVFVLEKEGTIGMHSSSRNSEVIHAGLYYQPGSLKARLCREGRDRLYAYARERNITHRKTGKLIVASSPSQMDDLAEIERNALANEVTDLQWHTREQVRELEPEVRVHGALYSPSTGIIDSHALMLALEADIGNAGGMVVLGTHVTAVTPQAPGFIVETSDAGTRVHTDVLVNCAGLGAIELARRVAGIAMEAVPNPHYAIGHYYRLSGPSPCSRLVYPVPEPGGLGIHLTLDLGGQARFGPDVRWIDIPDYRFDDSRRERFAAAIGTYLPDLDVARLQPDYTGIRPKIAGPQEDNADFRISGPEDHGMAGLVNLFGIESPGLTASLAIAEQIARTLSIQ
- a CDS encoding glycosyltransferase, whose amino-acid sequence is MAYAGNDMVPSRIVIINDRSIAAGGATALALLSARLFSEAGIRVTYATGDDGSQAQLPSSVDLNALGGKPLLQRGFASQVREGLYNSTARRFLEDTIAKLDAPDVVYHLHGWAQILSPSVFSPLSKVSDRLVVHAHDFFMACPNGAFFDFSRHDVCHRSPMSAGCLSARCDKRSTAQKAFRVARHFVRQRTFPAGQSPAAIVLIHPAMAPLLEKSDLVRDRMRVVRNPARAFLPTRVAAEQNSDIFFIGRVTQEKGLRVAAEAAQLAGRRLRVIGDGPDRAQLAADFPEIVWDGWLDHSVIAERIGTARALVMPSSLPEPFGLVAVEALQSGVPLIAFSDAMIAQEAESLGCAILAAERTPQVLAEAMRRLDDDGAVQEASERAYKFSPRLTCTQDEWRDRLLDLYSDLLVQAERTHVRQPNARPSPAFVR
- a CDS encoding polysaccharide pyruvyl transferase family protein, producing the protein MTTIALLNVKYSPNLGDGIIAECLENEIRRLLPDADVVSVDLAGREAFGTGLDDHRGAVLTFLDKLPRGLRSLIVPLAVGALIRLRYRSSWQCLLRQADYAVLGGGQLLADADLNFPLKIDGVMHEVRKRGIPTAIFGVGVAENMSRRGHALFADALSNARLAHVATRDRHSQANWNTRFEPATKMSAKLCCDPGLLCCDLYREVQPRDRRQAPTIGLGITHPRTLALHGGSSGNISFEAAQAFWIELCRMLRDKGHAVELFTTGPADDTEFLQAIYRATRELGVAQAPRPRRPAELARTIARFDAVAAHRLHANIVAYSFRIPNVVLRWDRKVDAFMTSVGRERFVADAAEGQARLVANTIEKALSEGVDRSRHGRTLDAARASIESCLSALMAKSPDVADERPSQVEDALRPRPAAG